Below is a window of Apodemus sylvaticus chromosome 5, mApoSyl1.1, whole genome shotgun sequence DNA.
tcaaatccCTGCAGGACTAGGTggatcctctctcactgagagcAGACAAGACAGATCATTtaagggaacaggatccacaggcaggcaggcaggcaacagattcagggacagcttCTCCAGTTAGTTGTTGGGAGACCagcataaagaccaagctgctcatatgctacatatgtgcaggaggcTGGGGTCCAGTCAGTccttgttctttggttggtaattcAGGCTCTGGgaacccccaagggtccaggtcagttgactctgttggtcttcctgtggagtccctgttgCCTTCAGGTACCTCAGTTCTTCCCCAGCTCTTCCATGAGACTCCCCTAGCTCCatctagtgtttggctgtgggtctctgcatctctttccagtggctgctgggtggagcctctcagaggacagttatgttaggaTCTGTCTGTAACCATAACAGAGTATTGTTAGTAGTgccagggattggttcttgcccatgggatgggtctcaattttaGTCAGTCATCGGTTGGCCATACCTTCCGACTCTGCTTATCTTTGATGATAGGAAGAGGTTATTATGAATCTAGAGTTTGTTCCAGGTATTTCCTCAAAATAGTTGATCCTTAAGTGCTATTTAATGTCAGCTGAGTAACCAGGTAAATCATCTAGTAAATATCCAATTTTTCCAATGTTATATGATAGTTTTACCTGGTTTGCTTGTATCAATATTGGTACCAATTAAGGGTTATACCCACTCACCTTGGAGAAAAGGCCTATTTGTTTCAGCAGTTTGGAATGTTGTTTCTCAGCATTTCAAAACTCCTCttaaccaaacctaagaattgtACTTTGAATGTGTGTGCGTTTATATAGCCTGAGCCTTAGAGGTAGCAATTACAATTCAGTTTCCTGAAAATTTACCAACACCTTTTTTTTTATAGCAATTCATTTTTGCTCTCTTCTGCCCATATAACAAACACAGAGTAGGTCAGGGCAGTAGGTTAGATATACCACCTGCTTCACCAGTTTCTAACCAGTCTCCTCACCTGTGCTCCTGAGGGCACACTGTACACAATAGGTTATATAGGAAGTCAAAAGTGAAGTGCTATACAGGAAATACTTAATATTCCCAATACTCCAATGGCTTATATGCACCCTTTCACTCTctctttaaagatttcttttgttttaagcatGCACATGTTTGTGCGTCTGTGGGTGGGTCTGGGCGCATGAGTAGGTGCTcttggtggccagaagagggtttgaTCTtatggagtcacaggcagttgtgaggcaGAGGATCAAGGGTTTGGCTGTGAGACTATGTCTCCTGGTAATGTCATAAGTTATATCATACAGTCTCACCCACATGTCCGCCCAAATGTGAGCTAGACACGGACACAGCAGTAGACACGTTAGAGTGGAGGGAAGACCACGAGGCCTCAACTCTACACAGAGAGCTATGGGTCCCTAAGGAATGCTGTAGCAGGAGCAAACCTCTTCCCTAGGGCAGAACACACCACCTGGTTATCCAGTGCCaagtgatcagccctgaaaacacacgtACAAGTATGCAGActaagcaggttatatttaggaatatatgtgcatgtgcatatatatgtatacatggatGTAATAGCAATGAAAAGAGAGCAAAGGATTATACTGGCAGTTTGGGAGAGAgtagaggaaaggggaaaggatgtgtttatattatatattgtaatatatattgtataatatacacatacatagcatACAATatagacataatacacatatacattttcatatgatatatacatatatatacacatacaatgtaTAACATAATACATGTAGaatgtatacataatatataatattatctaTACATtataacaaataaaagaaataaaagaaaatcaagagtAAAATGAGAAATGTTTCATTCCCCTTGTTAGTTTTCTTAAAGACAATATATAAATGAGAGTCCTTAAAGTTTTAAGACTATTAAAGTCTTTTAATTCTGAAACACCTAGTAAGGCTGACATAAAAAGAAGATTTCAGGTCTTAGTGACCTTGACAGAATCATTGCATTTGTCATCTGGAGGCCAACTGGGGGGCCATCTCAGGCTCTTGTCTGAGACTCTGAACAAATACTCTTCTGACCCTGCATAATGAGATGCCTCTGGTTTCATGGGGCCTCGGCTCTGAACTAGTGTTCTCTGCTGGGTGCTATAGTGTTTCCACTGTACCACCCAAAAAACCAACAGACTTTCCTTCTGGGCATTGCAAGTTATCTGCCTTTCAACTCTTAGTTGCAAGGAGGACATGAAAACTGCTTTTCTTCCTATGCGGttgcaaacccctccagctccttcagtccttcccctaactcctccattttgTTCCCTGTGTTCAGTCTGAGGGTTGACTGGAGgaacccaaaggaagaacaacaatatcaatcaaccaaacTCCCCAAAGTTCCCCTGGGACCAAAGCACCAACCAAAttgtacacatggagtgacccatgactctagctgcatatgtagcagaggatggccttatctggcatcgatgggaggagagccccttggcCCTcggaggcttgatgctccagtgtaggggaatgccagcacactgaagcaggagtgggtgggtgggtgggtgggggagcaccctcatagaagcagggggatgtgGAGGGAATAGGGGGggttatggaggggaaactgaggagggggataatatttgaaatgtaaataaataaaatgaccaattaaaaaaataaagtaatttagaAAAAGCTGggggaaaaacagaaaactgCTTTTCTTAGAAATTACCCATATTTGGAAAGATTTTGATAGAAAATGTTGTACTTACGGCCATGTACCAAAGGTTTGTACTTAAAGGTGCTGTGTGTTAGGATCTGCTGGGCTGTGGTACAGCAGAGAGTGAAGGCTTTAACACAGAGCGGGCCTATCTTCACGCGGGCAGCCCGCTGCTCACAGGTCTCATATAGGTCCTGTCTGGCCCCATCATAACAGCATTTCTTGATCACCGGATGTTTGTATTTAGAAGCTGAAATGGTGGCAACACACACGTCTTTATCACCAGTGTGCATGACATCTCAGGGCCTGAGAATCTTACTGACATTTTCTCTGCCATCAAAGCCTCCCTCCCCAAATGTCTTTGTGGAAAACAAGTCTTGTAGATAGCTTAAGGcatgaaaggaagagagaactgTTTCAGGTTCAGGATATGGCCAATAAAATCCTGAATTTACTTTCATGAATGTTTTTGAGGGGTGAACTAATCCTTTACATCTGCCCTTTTCCCACCTGCTGCATTAATTGGGGAAACCCCATGTCTTATTTTTCCCGGCCCTTTGAATGCTGTGATGGCAGTGGTTTATGGCTTCATTGAACTTGCACAATACCTTGTTCTTCTATCTTCTGTTTCAGACACTGGGTTGGCAGGTGGTGACACATGTCATGTGCTTCTGTGCGGGAGAGAATGAATGGGGTAGGAGCGTTCAGGGTCAGTGTTGTATATTGCTTAGAAATTGATCTTGTCCCCACAGGATCAACTCTCAACACTCTGATCAACTTGGAGTTAATCATCTGTTTATGTAACTACTTAACTCATGCATAATTGTTTATTTTCCCTAAAACCATAAACCTAGAAAGGTCTCAGGAAACCAGGCTCCCCTGAGGACTGCACCACATCTATTAAGAAGAACATGGATCTACAAAGGCTGGCTTCCTTGGGGCCAGCAGGCAAGCTGGCTGCAGACTCCTGAACAGTCACCTGAGTGTCAGAGTACCTCGCTTTTCCACCGTGTGTTGCAGATCAGTTGCGGCCGTAGCAGTTGTTCTGTAAGCTTTATCTGTGAGGGAGAGAAGGAGTGGGGAAGACATCAAATCTTCCTAAAAGAGTCCCACGACAATATTCTATTCTACATCGTGGTGAGCCTCTAACAAGCTGTAACAACCGTTAACTGCCCTAGACCCAGCCAGCACCTCCCGTCACCCTGGCAGGGTGCACTATCTGCACTGGGAGGGGTTTGTACCAGTTACATTACCGTGAAGGATTACTGGGGTGGAAAAACGAATCTATGAGGTTTACCATGTTCTTTAACTTTAAAGTATGTAGTCCCAGTTGTTGAAGCATCGTCTCTGTACTTAGCCTTGACCGTCCATCTGCCATGTCTGTGAAAGTCAAATGTTTGACATCACAGGGGGTTTCGGATAGTTTTAGTTACCAAGAGTCAATCTAACAGTTTCTATTTGAGGAGGTGAGAATATATATGGACATGATTGCAGGCATCtgtgcctgagtgtgtgcatgtgtgagtgcacacacacagacacacacagagacacacacacagacacacatacacacacacacacacacacacacacacacacacacacacagacagacatacacacatcccCTAAATAAATGTTTGGAGGAAAGATTTAAACAATAAGTAAACATAACTGAACATTTCAAAGATAACAGATTGTTCAACATTTAGTTtttcatatcatattatattctgacatattttattttaatacagcAATCTGGGATTGAGTGTTGATGACAATTTCAGAATTTACTTAATCCAAGAATGTATAAGTTAAATTTACAATATAGTAAAACATGGATAATAATGTCTCCAGAAAGACATCTTGCCAGTGAAATTCACACCTCATATGAACAAACTTCTATCTGGAAGCCAAGTACGGCTTGTTTAAAGAGTAAGTAACCTGGCCAGCACCCTTCACTCAGAACTGTTTAGTGAGCACGTCACTGAGATCAGACATGCACTGGATGGAGGTGGCGCAGATGTCAGAGCAGACACACATATTTGTCCTAGTACGTTTGATTCTGACAAGTTAGTCCATCTCACATGGGAAACAAGAAGAATACCGTCTACCCTGCAGACAGATGATGGGGTCAATGAAGGAGAACATCAGGGTTACCATGATGACCATAAGCAGTTCCACAAGAATTTAACCAAGTCCCTCTGGTGCTGAGTTACTGAGGTAAAATGAACAACACAGACAAAGGCCTTGTCCTTAGGTAGATTACAGTCTAGTGTTggtgggggaggagcaggggatggtaaggagagggagagagagagagagagagagagagagagagagagagagagagagagagagacagagagagagagagagaacatacacACAGGCGGGGGGGGGGAAGTTCTGTTTGACCCCAggaacccacatagtggaaggggAGACTTGATTCTTAGGTGTCCTCCGAGTTCCACATGTCAGCTGTGTAATGTGCATGCCTACGCctcccccatacacacatgcacaaataaatacataaatgttttAAGACACTGACCACAGAACTTCCCTCTATATAAGCTGGTCTGGCAGATGCAGCAGCCTGTGCATAGGAAGAGATTTCATCGTGCACATTTCCCACACTCTCAGAAGCTCAGCCCCTTCAACTCGCACAGACAAGGACAGTACTTGCgctgtttctctttttctgcaGACATTTGCAAAGCTTCCCTCCATTTCCTCCGGGTTCTTTTCTCACATTTAGCCAATTGTGACTGTGGGTTGTTTTCAGGGAGAATTAATCAACTAAGGACTGTCATCCACAGACCTGGAATGTGGATGATGACAGCATGCCATAGACCAAGGGACAACATGCA
It encodes the following:
- the LOC127685281 gene encoding complement C5-like, which encodes MGLWGMLCLLLFLGKTWGQEQTHGRWTVKAKYRDDASTTGTTYFKVKEHDKAYRTTATAATDLQHTVEKREAHDMCHHLPTQCLKQKIEEQASKYKHPVIKKCCYDGARQDLYETCEQRAARVKIGPLCVKAFTLCCTTAQQILTHSTFKYKPLVHGHRS